The DNA region CAACTTATTTCTCGGCAGAAAAAGTCATCGAAAATACCTTGGTTACCTGTCGTTTCCATCCAGGTCATCGCTCTAGTCTTACTATAAGCCAGTCGTCGGATTAAATGCTCGGTAGTAAAATAGAAAAAAGAAAGGTTATTGTAATAATAGGCCCAACCGCAACGGGAAAAAGTGGGCTTGCTGTTGAGTTAGCAAAAAAATTTAATGGAGAAATTATTTCTGCTGACTCGAGGCAGGTTTATAAGGGGCTCAACATCGGTACAGGAAAAATAACAAAAAGAGAAATGCAGGGTGTGCCCCACTATCTACTTGATGTCGCTAATCCGAAAAGAAGATTCACTGTCGCGGAATACAAAAAACTAGCAGAAAAAATACTACCATATATGGTAGTGCGAAATAAACTGCCGATAATTGTTGGTGGCACAGGATTTTATATTGAAGCTCTAGTTGACGATTTAAATTTGCCGGAAGTTCCTCCGAATTTAGGATTGCGAGAGAAATTAGAGAAAAAATCTACTGAAGAGCTTTTTAAAATTCTCCAAAAACTGGATCCAAAACGTGCAAAAAATATTGATTACAAAAACCCCCGCCGCCTCATCCGTGCTATTGAAATCGCCAAACATCTCGGAAAAATTCCCCCCTATACCCTAAACCCTAGTGGCTATACCCCACTTTTTATCGGTCTAGATTTACCTGATAAAAAACTCAAGCAAAAAATAAAAAAACGTCTGGAAGAGAGAATAAAAAAAGGGATGATTTCAGAAGCCAAAAAACTTCATAAAAACGGCTTGAGTTACAAAAGAATGGAAGAACTGGGATTAGAATATCGCTTCTTGGCTAAATATTTGAAAGGAGAAATAAGTAAAGAAGAAATGAAAAAACTTCTGGAAACCGCCATCTGGCAATACGCCAAACGCCAACGCACTTGGTTTAAGAGAGATAAGAGAATTAAATGGATAAAGCCGAACGGACAAAATAAAATCGAGAAAGAAATAGAAAGATTCCTAAAAATCTGAGTTCTTTCATTTACCCATTCGTACGAATAGGTAAATGAAAAACAAACTGGATTAAAAATCAAAAAGAAATAGAGGGTTAAAAAAGAGGCGGGTCTCTTTTTTAAATAAAGACATCACCAATTCTGATTTGATATACTTAAACATGATGAGTTTTGAAGGACCAAAATTTAACACCGAGCCCAATAAATCTGAACAAGAACCCTTAAGCGGTGATTTTTTGAAGCAGCAAATTCGTCTTCCGGAAGCAGAATGGGATGAAAGGTTTAGAAAATTAGTTACAAGAAAGATAAAAGAGAAGAAGGATAGAGAATCTAAAGAACCAGAAGAATCTCCGGAAGTTCTTCGTGAAGAATCATACAGACGTTATTTAAAGGTATTAAATTTGGATGAAGAATTATTAAGGGGAAAAAAGATATTAGATTTTGGATCTGGTGAAGGTGAGTTTGTAAAATATCTTATAGATAAAGAAATTACTCAAGAAGCATACGGGATTGATGAGGACCTGGATCAAAATACAGTTGAAGAAGAATTTCAAAATCATTTCTTTCAGGGTGACTTCAGAGACGATCTTCCAGTAAAAGATGCAGACTACATTGTTTCTGTAGGCGCTATGAACGCGGTTTGGACAGATGAAGATGTCAGAGATGTAAAACGTATGGTTGACAAAACCCTTGCCTCTCTTAAAAAGAATGGGGAAATAAGAATAGCTGGTATAGCGGAACCCGCTAAGGCAAACCCTATCGAACTTGAGGGTCTCGATACTACCTTAAAGAGATGGCGCGAATTACTTAAAGATATATCTGAAAGTCAAGGAATAGAATGCAGACTTGAACCACAAGATATCGAGCTTATGGGTGAAGACAATCATATTGCATTGCAATATGTGTTGGTTATAAAAAGAAAGGAAAATTAATTTTATTTAAAATCATCCCGAATTTTCATCCAAATTTTCCCAACCATATTCTCTCCATCCCCTTCTGGACCAATACCCCAGAAGTTATCAACTGGTGAATTTTCTATAATTTCCTTGTTACCTGTTTTCTTCAATATTTCTCGTACATCTTTGTGCTGTTCGGCTTTGGCTTTTAATATTTCTTCCATAACAGAAACTTTTCTGTCGTGCCAGTCACTTGGTTGGTTTGATTTATTTGCATCAGAGATCTCTTTTACAAGATGCGGACTTTTTGCTTCTAAGATTTTATCGGCAATTTCAGCATCGGTTTCAGAAAATTTTTTCCATTGAAAAGCATGCTCGGCGGTCGAAAATTCTTTATCCCAAATATTTATTACGTGTGCTGAAAAATTATCCAGCGGATGAAATGCCGGAGTAAAAAAGTAAACAGCATTATCTGTCTCTTTATTTAAATCTTTATTAGATTTTGGATACATGATACATACCAAGCGATGAAAATTTTTATTTCCTATAACCCTCAAGGATCTTGGACCATTTTTCGTAATTTTCTCTAGCAATTTCTTTTCGCTTTTTTGAACTAATACGATTAAACATCCAGTCTAATTTTTCTTTTACCTCTTCATATCCTTCTATCGCGGCTTTTTCATTTACAAACAATTCAGCATTAGTTTCAAAAAAGCTCACCGAATCTGCATCCATAAGAGCATTCTGTTCTTCATCGCCACCAACTTCATGCTTACTTATTAAATGCCTAACAGTTTTGATAACATCTTCAGAGGATTTTTGAGATTTCAAAAACTTAGCCATAATCTCAGCGCCTTTCTCTTGGTGGACTCTTAAAAATTCCTTATCAAGATAATTTTTTAAATTATTTTTAGTTTTTTCATCTCGAAAAGATCGTTCAATATCATGACTATAAGCAGCAATTTTATGAGCTTCGTTTGCTTCCGGCAAAAATCTTTCAAGCCAAAATACTGTTCTCTCAAAATGAGGTTTCTGCTTCCACTGAAATGATTTGTCCACATACTCAATTGTTTTTGAAAAAAGATCCATATTTAATAGTTTTTATTTTGCGGGTCCAGCAGGACTTGAACCTGCAGTCCGGGATTTGGAGTCCCGTGGTTTACCAATTAACCGATGGACCCTTTCATATACTCTCTGGCTATAGCCAATAAATCTTGAGCCAGACGAGCATCATAATATCGAATATTAGCACAACCTTGATAATTTTTCCTTACCCTCTTTCCTCCATTATTTTTCTTATAGGATTTCATAAACTGACCTTGAGGAATCTTTGTTATTCTTGACCAGAAAGCTTTCTGTGTTTTTTCACTATGATAATTATGTAGATGAATACAAACTCTGAATTTTTTCTCGTTTAAAACGAAAGAAGCTCTTAAAAGTTTTAGAAAAGTAGAAATCAAATTAGGGTCTGAATTGATAAAACCAAAATATGAATCATTTTTTACCCCTTCACACCAATAAATAACAGCGCATATAACCTTTTTTGATTCTTTGTCTAGATCTACTACTTTTAAAATATCTAGAGCTTTTTGTTTTGATTCATCCAGGCGCGCTCTTTTCTTTGCTCTAAGAACTTCTTGGGAGGCAATTTGTCCTCTTGTATATTTTTTTCTTAACAACTCTTTCGCTTCATCAGATAATTCTACGTCCCTTACCCATAAAGATACAGAGCTTTTCGAAACATTTAAGTTATCCGAAATTTCTTTAAGTGAAAATCCTTTTCCCCTCAACTGCACCGCTTTGTGCCTTTCTTTTAATTTCATACTCTGAACCTACTAGTTAGTTCATATTAACTAATTATAACATAATAGATAATACCAAAAAGAGCGATAATTCTCTATCACCCCCCTATTGGCTATTGGCTAAACCCTATACCCTATCCCTATTTCTTGGTTTCTTTATGCACCTGCCTTTTTCTGCAGGTATTGCAATATTTTTTAAGTTCAATCTTCCGCTCCACCAATTTCTTATTCTTGGAGGACCGGTAGTTAATATTTTTGCACTTACTGCAAGCAAGTTTTATTAATCTGTCTTGACTCATGTTACTAGGTTTATTAAGCTCTAGGCTTTAGGCACTAGGAATTTTTATTAAAGCTAAAGAATAATAGAAAATGTCTAAAAAAGCAACTAGATGTATCCGTCCAGCACATATGAGACTGCTTTGCTGATAATATACTAAAAATATACTGCATCGGAATATTATCAAGGAAATTCCTTGATAAGGACATAAGGATATATGATGTTGAATATTATCAAGGAATTTTAAGGATGAATTAAATTATCAAACAATCTATGACGGCCGTCATAGATTGTTTGATGATTTCTGAAACTGGCATGTTATCTTTTTTGAATACATTAAAAAAACTGCTAAAAAAACCTGTATGTATTTTTTTGCAAATTTACATATAAGACTTTAAATTAAAGTCTTATATGTATCTGAACTTATGC from Candidatus Paceibacterota bacterium includes:
- a CDS encoding DUF4202 family protein, whose protein sequence is MDLFSKTIEYVDKSFQWKQKPHFERTVFWLERFLPEANEAHKIAAYSHDIERSFRDEKTKNNLKNYLDKEFLRVHQEKGAEIMAKFLKSQKSSEDVIKTVRHLISKHEVGGDEEQNALMDADSVSFFETNAELFVNEKAAIEGYEEVKEKLDWMFNRISSKKRKEIARENYEKWSKILEGYRK
- a CDS encoding class I SAM-dependent methyltransferase, whose translation is MMSFEGPKFNTEPNKSEQEPLSGDFLKQQIRLPEAEWDERFRKLVTRKIKEKKDRESKEPEESPEVLREESYRRYLKVLNLDEELLRGKKILDFGSGEGEFVKYLIDKEITQEAYGIDEDLDQNTVEEEFQNHFFQGDFRDDLPVKDADYIVSVGAMNAVWTDEDVRDVKRMVDKTLASLKKNGEIRIAGIAEPAKANPIELEGLDTTLKRWRELLKDISESQGIECRLEPQDIELMGEDNHIALQYVLVIKRKEN
- a CDS encoding NADAR family protein, with the protein product MYPKSNKDLNKETDNAVYFFTPAFHPLDNFSAHVINIWDKEFSTAEHAFQWKKFSETDAEIADKILEAKSPHLVKEISDANKSNQPSDWHDRKVSVMEEILKAKAEQHKDVREILKKTGNKEIIENSPVDNFWGIGPEGDGENMVGKIWMKIRDDFK
- a CDS encoding helix-turn-helix domain-containing protein, yielding MKLKERHKAVQLRGKGFSLKEISDNLNVSKSSVSLWVRDVELSDEAKELLRKKYTRGQIASQEVLRAKKRARLDESKQKALDILKVVDLDKESKKVICAVIYWCEGVKNDSYFGFINSDPNLISTFLKLLRASFVLNEKKFRVCIHLHNYHSEKTQKAFWSRITKIPQGQFMKSYKKNNGGKRVRKNYQGCANIRYYDARLAQDLLAIAREYMKGSIG
- the rpmG gene encoding 50S ribosomal protein L33, encoding MSQDRLIKLACSKCKNINYRSSKNKKLVERKIELKKYCNTCRKRQVHKETKK
- the miaA gene encoding tRNA (adenosine(37)-N6)-dimethylallyltransferase MiaA, with product MLGSKIEKRKVIVIIGPTATGKSGLAVELAKKFNGEIISADSRQVYKGLNIGTGKITKREMQGVPHYLLDVANPKRRFTVAEYKKLAEKILPYMVVRNKLPIIVGGTGFYIEALVDDLNLPEVPPNLGLREKLEKKSTEELFKILQKLDPKRAKNIDYKNPRRLIRAIEIAKHLGKIPPYTLNPSGYTPLFIGLDLPDKKLKQKIKKRLEERIKKGMISEAKKLHKNGLSYKRMEELGLEYRFLAKYLKGEISKEEMKKLLETAIWQYAKRQRTWFKRDKRIKWIKPNGQNKIEKEIERFLKI